The sequence AAGCTGGGCCTCGCTCCGATGCGCGTGCTCCGCGAGATCCGCGTCGAGAAGACCGAAACGGCTCAGAACTACCAGGTGGGCCAGACGCTCACCGTGGACCTCTTCGAGCCCGGCCAGCTGGTGGACGTGAGCGGCGTCAGCAAAGGGAAGGGGTTTCAGGGTGGCGTCAAGCGGTACGGGTGGTACGGCGGAGACGCGACGCACGGTTCGATGTTTCACCGGGCGCCGGGATCCATCGGGGCCTCCTCGGATCCGTCGCGGGTCTGGCCCGGTCATCATCTCCCGGGCCGGATGGGCGGCGAGTCGCGGACCGTGCTGAACGTGCCCGTGGTCCGCGTGCTCCCCGAGCAGAACCTGCTCGTCGTCCGGGGTGCCGTGCCGGGTCCGATCGGCGCGCTTGTGGTGGTGAGAAAGAGCGTCAAGCTCACCAAAGCCCAGCAACGGGCGCGGAAGGCCAGGTAGCCATGCCGGCGGTGCCGGTTCTCAGCACGGGTGGAAAAGCCGGAGAGACGCTGGACCTGAGGCCCGAGGTCTTCGGCGTCCCGCTGCGGGTCCCCCTCCTCCACCAGGCGGTCGTCCGGGAGCTGGCGGCGCAGCGCGCCGGCACGCACGAGACCAAAGGCCGGAGCGATGTGTCCGGGGGAGGCAAGAAGCCGTGGCGCCAGAAGGGAACGGGTCGCGCCCGTCAGGGCTCGATCCGGGCCGCGCAGTGGCGCAAGGGCGGGACGGTCTTTGGCCCCCATCCGCGGGACTACACCCTCGGCATGCCACGCGCTGCGCGGCGCCAGGCGCTGCGCGCCGCACTGGCTGCTGCGGTGGCGGACGCGCGGGTCGCGGTCGTGGACCGCGTGGAGCTGCGGGAGGCGAAGACGAAAGCCCTGGCGGGCTGGCTGCTCGGCCTGGGCCTCAAGGAGGCGCCGACGCTTCTCGTCGTGGCCCAGCTGAGCCAGGCGCTGGCCCGGGCGTCGCGCAACCTTCCCTGGCTGGTCGTCGAGACTCCCTCGCACGTCTCCGTCTACCAGCTGCTCCGGAACAGGCAGGTT comes from Candidatus Rokuibacteriota bacterium and encodes:
- the rplC gene encoding 50S ribosomal protein L3 is translated as MKEGLIGRKRGMTQLFGDDGSQIPVSVIEAGPCTVLGIRTKATHGYDAVQLGFEPKKKGVSKPEAGHFKKLGLAPMRVLREIRVEKTETAQNYQVGQTLTVDLFEPGQLVDVSGVSKGKGFQGGVKRYGWYGGDATHGSMFHRAPGSIGASSDPSRVWPGHHLPGRMGGESRTVLNVPVVRVLPEQNLLVVRGAVPGPIGALVVVRKSVKLTKAQQRARKAR
- the rplD gene encoding 50S ribosomal protein L4, which translates into the protein MPAVPVLSTGGKAGETLDLRPEVFGVPLRVPLLHQAVVRELAAQRAGTHETKGRSDVSGGGKKPWRQKGTGRARQGSIRAAQWRKGGTVFGPHPRDYTLGMPRAARRQALRAALAAAVADARVAVVDRVELREAKTKALAGWLLGLGLKEAPTLLVVAQLSQALARASRNLPWLVVETPSHVSVYQLLRNRQVIFERPALLTLQEALAGAVERESPSTSGGTR